A window of Tautonia plasticadhaerens contains these coding sequences:
- a CDS encoding ParA family protein has translation MTRRIAVLNQKGGVGKTTTTVNLAAALAREGHRTLVLDLDPQAHATLHLGLMPGRSGPSLYEVLTQGLPLADVRRQVADDLFVCGSHIDLAAAEVELIGTVGREVILRDQLAADEESYEFVLMDCPPSLGILTLNALCAAREVFIPLQAHFLALHGLSKLLETIHLVSKRVNRDLRVSGVVLCLYESGTRLGAEVVEDLEKFFEARKRAPSSPWSEAEVFRSRIRRNIRLAECPSFGQSIFQYAPSSRGASDYASLAGEIQGRAPSGTWAAADRPAAPAEPDSDGEVPAAGRPAGDPASAPAA, from the coding sequence ATGACGCGCCGGATCGCGGTCCTGAACCAGAAGGGGGGCGTTGGCAAGACGACCACCACGGTCAACCTCGCCGCCGCCCTGGCCAGGGAGGGGCACCGGACGCTGGTGCTGGACCTCGACCCCCAGGCCCACGCCACGCTGCACCTCGGCCTGATGCCCGGCCGGTCGGGGCCGTCGCTCTACGAGGTGCTCACCCAGGGGCTTCCCCTGGCCGACGTCCGCCGGCAGGTGGCCGACGACCTGTTCGTCTGCGGCAGCCACATCGACCTCGCCGCCGCCGAGGTCGAGCTGATCGGCACCGTCGGCCGGGAGGTCATCCTCCGCGACCAGCTCGCCGCCGACGAGGAGTCGTATGAATTCGTGCTGATGGACTGCCCCCCCTCGCTCGGCATCCTCACCCTCAATGCGCTCTGCGCCGCCCGGGAGGTCTTCATCCCGCTGCAGGCGCACTTCCTGGCGCTGCACGGCCTGTCGAAGCTGCTGGAGACGATCCACCTGGTCAGCAAGCGGGTGAACCGGGACCTCCGGGTCTCCGGCGTGGTGCTCTGCCTCTACGAGTCGGGCACCCGGCTCGGGGCCGAGGTGGTGGAGGACCTGGAGAAGTTCTTCGAGGCGAGGAAGCGGGCCCCCAGCTCCCCCTGGTCCGAGGCCGAGGTCTTCCGGTCCCGGATCCGCCGCAACATCCGGCTGGCCGAGTGCCCCAGCTTCGGCCAGTCGATCTTCCAGTACGCCCCCTCCAGCCGGGGGGCCTCCGACTACGCCTCGCTCGCCGGGGAGATCCAGGGCCGGGCCCCCTCCGGCACCTGGGCGGCGGCCGACCGCCCCGCCGCCCCGGCCGAGCCCGACTCCGACGGGGAGGTCCCCGCCGCCGGGCGGCCGGCGGGCGACCCCGCCTCGGCCCCGGCCGCCTGA
- a CDS encoding putative quinol monooxygenase yields the protein MIHVIAAITARPGRRDELIAGFRSILEPVRAEDGCIEYGTAVDLDTDIPAQAPGRPDVVTVVEKWESLDHLKAHLKAPHMEEFRSRVKEIVAGTSLTILEPA from the coding sequence ATGATCCACGTCATCGCCGCGATCACCGCCCGGCCCGGCCGGAGGGACGAGCTGATCGCCGGCTTCCGCTCGATCCTCGAGCCCGTCCGGGCCGAGGATGGCTGCATCGAGTACGGCACCGCCGTCGACCTCGACACCGACATCCCGGCCCAGGCCCCCGGCCGCCCCGACGTCGTCACGGTGGTCGAGAAGTGGGAGAGCCTCGACCACCTCAAGGCCCACCTGAAGGCGCCACACATGGAGGAGTTCCGCTCCCGGGTCAAGGAGATCGTCGCCGGCACGTCGCTCACCATCCTCGAGCCGGCCTGA